Part of the Nicotiana sylvestris chromosome 2, ASM39365v2, whole genome shotgun sequence genome, TTGTTTATGGCGGAAATctgttcaattttttttattttttggatatTGACCGTCTGGTGTTTGATAATTTCTCTAGCCGGATGGACAAATGCCTGGAGACGTAACTGTTGGCGGAGGAGACGACGCCTTCAATACTTTCTTCAGCGAAACTGGTGCTGGAAAGCACGTACCTCGTGCTGTTTTCGTAGATCTGGAACCCACTGTCATTGATGAAGTGAGAACTGGAACTTACCGACAGTTGTTCCATCCTGAACAACTCATTAGCGGCAAAGAAGATGCTGCTAACAACTTTGCTAGAGGCCATTATACAAGTAAGAACAAAAACTTTCAACTGGAATTCTTAACATAAAGAAAGGGCGAGTTTCATTTTCTAACGATTTTGTGGTTTTATACGGTGACAGTTGGTAAGGAGATAGTGGATCTGTGTCTTGATAGGATCAGGAAATTAGCGGACAACTGCACTGGGCTACAAGGATTTTTGGTGTTCCATGCTGTTGGTGGTGGGACTGGCTCAGGGCTTGGTTCTCTGCTTCTGGAGAGACTTTCTGTTGACTACGGAAAGAAATCCAAGCTTGGATTTACCATTTACCCTTCACCTCAAGTCTCTACTGCTGTTGTTGAGCCTTACAACTCCGTGCTCTCCACTCACTCCCTTCTTGAGCACACTGATGTTGCTATCCTTTTGGATAATGAAGCCATATATGACATCTGCCGTAAATCTCTGGACATTGAAAGGCCTACTTACACTAATCTCAACAGGCTCATCTCTCAGGTATTAAACTTTAAATAGTTAATAATGGATTGCTTAGACTGAATAATAGAGTTATTGATTTGGGTGAATCTGTTTGATTTATAGGTTATCTCATCGCTGACAGCATCTCTGCGATTTGATGGTGCTCTGAATGTGGATGTGAATGAATTCCAAACTAACTTGGTTCCATACCCAAGGATTCATTTCATGCTTTCTTCATATGCGCCTGTGATTTCAGCTGAGAAGGCCTATCACGAGCAACTTTCTGTTGCGGAAATTACTAATACTGCTTTTGAACCATCCTCTATGATGGTCAAGTGTGACCCGCGTCATGGGAAGTACATGGCCTGTTGTTTGATGTACAGAGGTGATGTTGTGCCCAAGGATGTGAATGCTGCTGTTGCCACAATTAAGACAAAGAGGACCATCCAGTTTGTGGATTGGTGCCCAACTGGGTTCAAGTGTGGTATTAATTACCAGCCACCGACTGTTGTTCCTGGCGGAGACTTGGCCAAGGTTCAGAGGGCTGTTTGTATGATTTCGAACTCCACAAGTGTTGCTGAGGTCTTCTCGAGAATTGACCACAAGTTTGATTTGATGTACGCGAAGAGGGCGTTTGTGCATTGGTATGTGGGTGAGGGTATGGAGGAAGGAGAGTTCTCCGAGGCTAGGGAAGATTTGGCTGCTCTTGAGAAGGACTATGAGGAAGTTGGTTGTGAATCTGGTGATGGCGAAGATGACGATGTTGAGGAGTATTAATTAGGTTAATTTCTGTATGTTTAGTTTGGATGATTATGTAGCCAATGGTCTCATTGGTGTACCTAAAATTTGGAATTAATCCATATTCAGTAGGATGATGTGTTGATTAAACTTTCTTCTGGATATGTAGTTTTGCTATTTTCAACCTTAACAAATTCTAGTGGTTTTATTATTTCCAGCTTTTGCTATCTACTTTGTAAGTAATGGCGTGTTATAAAGTTCGATAAGTTTTGTATCTATCACATCGTTTAGTGCCATAACTTTGCC contains:
- the LOC104233582 gene encoding tubulin alpha chain-like, with the translated sequence MRECISIHIGQAGIQVGNACWELYCLEHGIKPDGQMPGDVTVGGGDDAFNTFFSETGAGKHVPRAVFVDLEPTVIDEVRTGTYRQLFHPEQLISGKEDAANNFARGHYTIGKEIVDLCLDRIRKLADNCTGLQGFLVFHAVGGGTGSGLGSLLLERLSVDYGKKSKLGFTIYPSPQVSTAVVEPYNSVLSTHSLLEHTDVAILLDNEAIYDICRKSLDIERPTYTNLNRLISQVISSLTASLRFDGALNVDVNEFQTNLVPYPRIHFMLSSYAPVISAEKAYHEQLSVAEITNTAFEPSSMMVKCDPRHGKYMACCLMYRGDVVPKDVNAAVATIKTKRTIQFVDWCPTGFKCGINYQPPTVVPGGDLAKVQRAVCMISNSTSVAEVFSRIDHKFDLMYAKRAFVHWYVGEGMEEGEFSEAREDLAALEKDYEEVGCESGDGEDDDVEEY